One genomic region from Phragmites australis chromosome 1, lpPhrAust1.1, whole genome shotgun sequence encodes:
- the LOC133919312 gene encoding uncharacterized protein LOC133919312, translated as MEPVADKAAAPAPAPAAAAEASDDAIQEESPAPAPAPDGKPGSGAAAAPEVEVQLFRRGRGPVAVFRSQLGGWTQDQLEVGDILEQHGLKSVFAFDPAARTRGVAIRFHPRNGRSLLTYAPGSTIFLDGEPKDSLLKPITKVMISVAAMTVVAAVLLKEAKMPEWLQASRLGTVNFPPWVLACMIIVFMRLRKRTKDVMKKFGWSS; from the exons ATGGAGCCGGTAGCTGACAAagccgcggcgccggcgccggccccggcagccgcagcggaggccagcgatgacgCCATCCAGGAGGAGTCTCCagctccggcccctgcgccggACGGGAAGCCCGGATCGGGGGCGGCTGCCGCGCCGGAGGTGGAGGTGCAGCTGTTCCGACGGGGCCGCGGGCCGGTGGCCGTGTTCCGGTCGCAGCTGGGCGGGTGGACGCAGGACCAGCTGGAGGTGGGCGACATCCTGGAGCAGCACGGCCTCAAGTCCGTCTTCGCCTTCGACCCCGCCGCCCGCACCCGCGGCGTCGCCATCCGCTTCCATCCCCGCAACGGTCGATCCCTCCTCACCTACGCCCCCGGTTCCACCATCTTCCTCGACGGCGAGCCCAAG GATTCTTTGCTGAAACCCATCACGAAGGTGATGATTAGCGTCGCAGCAATGACTGTGGTAGCTGCCGTATTATTGAAGGAGGCTAAGATGCCGGAGTGGCTTCAGGCGTCCAGGCTTGGCACAGTGAACTTCCCACCGTGGGTGCTGGCTTGCATGATCATCGTGTTCATGAGACTCCGGAAGAGAACCAAGGATGTCATGAAGAAGTTTGGCTGGTCGTCGTGA